From the Paraflavitalea soli genome, the window CATCATAGACCTGAGAACCCGTAGGGTATGCCGTTTCTGTGCCTTTGCCTACAATACGTGCAGGACGGCCGTTGAAAAAGAAGCGCAGATCAGGATCATTATGAAATTTACCCCTGATCTTAACGGTATCACCGGGGAAAGCATTTCCCGGAGACAGATCGTATACGCCCGGCTGACTCTCGATAGATCGCAGTTGATCATCCACTTTCTTACAGGAAAAAAGAAGCATGACCAAACATACCGGTACCAAAAAGAAGTATCTGTAATGTCGTTTCATATAGGTCCTATTAATAAAATGAAAAGTTGAAGCTGATGGTATAATAACTATTGGGTTTAAAACGAAGGAATATATTATCCCCTTTTAACCGTCCGTTGACATCTTTCTCTCTTGTTTCAGCATCGTATTGATAGTTCCGGTTCCTGTCTTCGTAAAACAATACAGGATTGTTCAGCAGATCCTGCACACTGGCTTTGATCTGCAGCCATCTGTTGATACGCTGTAAGATGGAGAAATCAAGTACGCCCCTGCCCTTTTCCATAATATCCGGGAAACCATTTTCATTATCACCGCCACCGGGAATATCTATACCATCACCTGCTATGTCGTTATTACCCACTGAACTGATGCGGTCTGCTGAGTAATTATAGCTGAGTGAAACACGGGAGCCCCATCGTACATTGTCGTAATTAAGGATGGCATTCACCAGCCAGGGAGATTGTCCCTGTAATGGACGCCGCCTGTCTTTTCTGTTGCTGTTGCCCATACTTAGATCAGTAGCGTCACCCGGTGTAAACACATCTGTTTTGATATAAGAGCCATTCAGGACAACAGAGAACCTGCGCAGAAAACGGGATTGAAAGAGATCCAGGTTTTTCCGTATCTCCAGTTCCACCCCATAAAAATCAGCTTCCTTGGAATTATTGAACATTAATATGTTTCCAGACTGGCTATTTTGATCATTGAGGGTAAATGATTCAATCAGGTTTTTACCTTTTTTGTAAAAGAATCCGGCGCTGAGCATTTCATTCTGCTTATTGCTTTGAGGGTACCATTCCCAGCGGAGGTCATAATTAGTGAAAGTAGCCGTTTTCAGTTTAGGATTACCAAGTTCCAGTATCTGCGTAATGTTATTGAAATAGTAAAAGGGAGCTATCTCCCGGAATTCCGGCCGGTTAATAGAACGGGCAAAGGCTGCCCTTAGCACCATGCCGGATGAGACATTCCAGGCAACATTAATGGAAGGCAGTATATAGTTATCGCGATTATCCACTTCAATAGGAAACACTATACTGGTACCTTCACGACCAGTAGCCGCCATGCGAAAACGGTAGTAGTCATAGCGTGTGCCGCCATATATATTCAGCTTTTCTTTGAACAGGGGAGCTACCAGGCCAATATAGCCAGAGTTCCATTGGTTGCTGGCCGTATACCTCGTGCCGGAAAACTCCTGCAGTTCAAAACCGCTGCCATCTACTTTGTAATTATCCTGGTGATAGAGGTCGTTAATATTGCCGCTGCCAATACTGGTGATACGTTGATCAAAATAGCCGGCGCCTTTCACTACCTCAAACTCCCGTGAGGAAAAGTCACGGTTTTTAAACTCATTATAAGAACCCAGTTTAAGTACAAAATTGTTGGGCAGTTTATGCTCGTAATCTACGGATCCTGTATAACCGCTCTCTATTGTATTGGTAAACAAGCGGCGGTTATAGGGAAAGTATTGCCCTCCTTCAAAAAGCGTGAGGTTCCAGGGAGAAGCCGGGTTGTCCTGAAATGGCCCTATGGTCTTATCCCATGTACGCCTGTAGTTCAGTGTACGCATATCGGGTTCCTGCTGGTTGGTATTGGCATAGCCCAGCGACCATTTCAACGGATCTTTCCGTTTGCCAAAAAGGTAATGTGTACCGCTCAACTGTCCTGTATACAAGCGACGTTGCCTGTAGTATAAACGCACCTCCTTTTGGTCAGTGTCCAGTATTTCAGCATCTGTAAGAATACCCACATTCGTAATATCATTGCCCAACTGGTTGAAGAAGTTCCTGAAGTCTATCCGCGAGCTGTCTTTCAGCGTTAATGAAAAGTTCTGGAGGATACCCACCCGGGTGCTGTTCTGAGACTGAATGTCGATTGAACTTGTACGCAGGCCATACTTGCGTTCTTGCATTTTTCCATTCACTTCATAGGCTATCACCGTGGATGGACCAAATTGTCTTTCAATTTCGTTCGTAGTAACAGTATGTGTATACGTAACTGAAGTAAGGTTGCTGATCCGGCTATACTTTCCCAGTTTCCAGGAGTCATAATAATTTACAACAAGTCGCTTGTCCAGATCGTGATGGGCTGAAACATACTGCCAGACATTGGACAGCATTTTGCCATACTGCGTTCTTTCTTTTATTCCGGCCAGCGACAGTTTTAAAATATCCGGAAAACCGGATGGCAACTTGCGGGTACCGTCATCATACCCAAGCCAGTCTGTTTTACCCCCTTTGTACGTGTAAAAATCACTGAAGGAAGAGTTCGGCCGGTAAGAGCCTGATACCTGTATGTCCAACTGCCTTACCAGCATGGAGTTCTTGGTGCTGATCTTCATGGCGCCTCCCACGAAGTCGCCCGGCAGTTCGGGCACCGGCGATTTATACACCACCATTTTATCGATGAGACTGCTGTTGATCAGGTCCAGCGAAAATGCCCGGCTGTCCTGTTCAGTAGCTGGCGCAATAAGGTCGTTGAGGAAGGTAATATTGTAGCGGCGGTTGAGTCCACGGATGATAGCAAAGTTATCCGCCACACTTACACCCGTAATGCGCCTCGCAATCTCGCCCGCATCCCGGTCGGTGCTTTTCTGGATCTGTTCATTGGATATACCGGATACGATATTGCGGCTGGTTCGGATCTCATTGACGAGCTGCGCATCCGTGGTGTTGGAAACACGGCCAAACCTGCGGGAGCCGGTAACCGTTACATGCTGCAACTGGTTTTCGGCCTGCAAGGTTCCGTCGTATTGATTGGGAGCATCCTGTTTGATCTCAATACCCGATGCCATCGTCTTTTTATACCCGGCAAAGCTCAGCTCCAGTGTATATTTTCCCGGTGGCAGGGAATCAAAATAATAAAACCCGTTTTCATCAGACATTGTACCCTTACCAAGCTCCTTAACGATTACAGAAGCATTGCCCAGCGGGTCGGTGGTCTCAATATCCGTGATCCGTCCGTTAAGGCCACCAGGTACCCCATTGCGCGATGAGATGAAATAA encodes:
- a CDS encoding TonB-dependent receptor; amino-acid sequence: MVEDVLKALLRGSSLVLKKRQNYYFISSRNGVPGGLNGRITDIETTDPLGNASVIVKELGKGTMSDENGFYYFDSLPPGKYTLELSFAGYKKTMASGIEIKQDAPNQYDGTLQAENQLQHVTVTGSRRFGRVSNTTDAQLVNEIRTSRNIVSGISNEQIQKSTDRDAGEIARRITGVSVADNFAIIRGLNRRYNITFLNDLIAPATEQDSRAFSLDLINSSLIDKMVVYKSPVPELPGDFVGGAMKISTKNSMLVRQLDIQVSGSYRPNSSFSDFYTYKGGKTDWLGYDDGTRKLPSGFPDILKLSLAGIKERTQYGKMLSNVWQYVSAHHDLDKRLVVNYYDSWKLGKYSRISNLTSVTYTHTVTTNEIERQFGPSTVIAYEVNGKMQERKYGLRTSSIDIQSQNSTRVGILQNFSLTLKDSSRIDFRNFFNQLGNDITNVGILTDAEILDTDQKEVRLYYRQRRLYTGQLSGTHYLFGKRKDPLKWSLGYANTNQQEPDMRTLNYRRTWDKTIGPFQDNPASPWNLTLFEGGQYFPYNRRLFTNTIESGYTGSVDYEHKLPNNFVLKLGSYNEFKNRDFSSREFEVVKGAGYFDQRITSIGSGNINDLYHQDNYKVDGSGFELQEFSGTRYTASNQWNSGYIGLVAPLFKEKLNIYGGTRYDYYRFRMAATGREGTSIVFPIEVDNRDNYILPSINVAWNVSSGMVLRAAFARSINRPEFREIAPFYYFNNITQILELGNPKLKTATFTNYDLRWEWYPQSNKQNEMLSAGFFYKKGKNLIESFTLNDQNSQSGNILMFNNSKEADFYGVELEIRKNLDLFQSRFLRRFSVVLNGSYIKTDVFTPGDATDLSMGNSNRKDRRRPLQGQSPWLVNAILNYDNVRWGSRVSLSYNYSADRISSVGNNDIAGDGIDIPGGGDNENGFPDIMEKGRGVLDFSILQRINRWLQIKASVQDLLNNPVLFYEDRNRNYQYDAETREKDVNGRLKGDNIFLRFKPNSYYTISFNFSFY